A genomic region of Miscanthus floridulus cultivar M001 chromosome 3, ASM1932011v1, whole genome shotgun sequence contains the following coding sequences:
- the LOC136542518 gene encoding peroxidase 70-like: MAAAFSSHRFRHSKLSVLILALATVVAAARAQLSPTFYASSCPAALVTIKTAVRAAVVLDRRMGGSLLRLHFHDCFVQGCDASVLLDDTGNFTGEKSAGPNAGSLRGFGVIDTIKALLEALCPRTVSCADILAVAARDSVVALGGPSWTVQLGRRDSTTASLSTANTDLPSPASSLSTLLAAFARKGLSSTDMVALSGAHTVGQAQCQNYQARIYNDANINASFAASLRAGCPAAGGGGASAPLDASTPNAFDNAYYGDLVAQQGLLHSDQELFNGGSTDGLVRSYAATSARFSSDFAAAMVKMGGIGVLTGSSGEVRRNCRRVN; this comes from the exons ATGGCTGCTGCGTTTAGCAGCCATCGCTTTCGCCACTCCAAGCTCTCAGTACTGATCCTGGCACTGGCCACGGTGGTGGCCGCCGCACGGGCTCAGCTGTCGCCGACGTTCTACGCCTCGTCGTGCCCTGCCGCGCTCGTCACCATCAAGACCGCCGTGAGggctgccgtggtgctggaccgGCGCATGGGCGGCTCCCTGCTCCGCCTTcacttccacgactgcttcgtgCAG GGCTGCGACGCGTCCGTTCTGCTGGACGACACGGGCAACTTCACCGGGGAGAAGAGCGCGGGCCCGAACGCGGGGTCGCTCAGGGGGTTCGGCGTCATCGACACCATCAAGGCCCTGCTGGAGGCGCTGTGCCCGCGGACCGTGTCGTGCGCCGAcatcctcgccgtcgccgcccgtGACTCTGTCGTCGCG CTCGGAGGGCCATCGTGGACGGTGCAGCTCGGCAGGAGGGACTCCACCACGGCGAGCCTCTCCACCGCGAACACCGACCTCCCCTCGCCGGCGTCCAGCCTGAGCACCCTGCTCGCCGCATTCGCCAGGAAAGGCCTGAGCAGCACCGACATGGTCGCTCTGTCTG GAGCCCACACGGTGGGGCAGGCGCAGTGCCAGAACTACCAGGCCAGGATCTACAACGACGCCAACATCAACGCGTCCTTCGCGGCGTCGCTGAGGGCCGGCTGCCCGGCGGCCGGCGGGGGCGGCGCGAGCGCGCCGCTGGACGCGTCCACGCCGAACGCGTTCGACAACGCGTACTACGGCGACCTGGTCGCGCAGCAGGGGCTGCTGCACTCCGATCAAGAGCTCTTCAACGGCGGCTCCACGGACGGACTGGTCAGGAGCTACGCGGCCACCTCGGCGCGGTTCAGTAGCGACTTCGCCGCAGCCATGGTCAAGATGGGCGGCATTGGTGTCCTAACCGGGAGCAGCGGAGAGGTCCGGCGCAACTGCCGGAGGGTGAACTAG
- the LOC136542517 gene encoding threonine--tRNA ligase, chloroplastic/mitochondrial 2-like, producing the protein MAAPSASAPLLRSHPHRGSLFPSSPRHRPAAASLLGFPPRRPASSRRFPYTAVRSSYTASPSAPVEEAPAAAAPTGDAEEERVVLPTNESSETLLRIRHTCAHVMAMAVQKLFPNSKVTIGPWIENGFYYDFDMETLTDKDLKRIKKEMDRIIRQNLPLVREEVSREEAQKRIEALNEPYKLEILESIKEEPITIYHIGEEWWDLCAGPHVESTGKINRKAVELESVAGAYWRGDEKNQMLQRIYGTAWENEDQLKAYINFKEEAKRRDHRRLGQDLDLFSIQDDAGGGLVFWHPKGAIIRHILEDSWKQIHLQHGYDLLYTPHVAKGDLWKISGHIDFYKENMYNQMDVEDEMYQLRPMNCPYHILVYKRKLHSYRDFPIRVAELGTVYRYELSGSLHGLFRVRGFTQDDAHIFCLEDQIKDEIRGVLDLTEKILGQFGFRYYEINLSTRPEKSVGTDDIWEKATIALKNALDDKGWEYKVDEGGGAFYGPKIDLKIEDALGRKWQCSTVQVDFNLPERFDITYVDSNSEKKRPIMIHRAILGSLERFFGVLIEHYAGDFPLWLAPTQARILPVTDNELQYCNEVASELKSRGLRVEVCHGERLPKLIRNAETQKVPLMAVAGRKEVQARTLTIRSRHNGEIGTMAVDEFITRLQLAVANKSSL; encoded by the exons ATGGCGGCTCCATCCGCTTCCGCCCCCTTGCTCCGCTCCCACCCCCACCGCGGCTCGCTCTTCCCCTCGTCGCCGCGCCACCGTCCCGCGGCCGCTTCCCTGCTTGGGTTCCCTCCCCGCAGACCTGCCTCCTCCCGCAGGTTCCCATACACCGCGGTGAGGTCCTCCTACACTGCCTCACCCTCGGCACCTGTAGAAGAGGCTCCCGCGGCCGCGGCCCCGACCGGAGACGCGGAGGAGGAGCGGGTGGTGCTCCCCACCAACGAGTCCTCCGAAACCCTGCTGCGCATCCGGCACACC TGCGCCCATGTGATGGCCATGGCTGTCCAGAAGCTGTTCCCCAACTCCAAGGTGACAATAGGTCCCTGGATAGAGAATGGTTTCTACTACGACTTCGACATGGAGACCTTGACGGATAAGGACCTCAAGAGGATTAAGAAGGAGATG GATCGGATCATCAGACAGAACCTCCCGCTGGTGAGGGAGGAGGTGTCCCGAGAAGAGGCTCAGAAGAGGATCGAAGCACTCAATGAGCCTTATAAGTTGGAGATTTTGGAGAGCATTAAGgaagaaccaatcacaatataccACATTG GAGAAGAGTGGTGGGATCTCTGTGCCGGGCCTCATGTGGAGTCTACTGGAAAAATAAACAGAAAGGCTGTTGAGCTTGAGTCCGTTGCTGGTGCTTACTGGAGAGGTGATGAGAAAAACCAAATGCTACAAAGAATATATGGAACTGCTTGGGAAAATGAAGATCAATTGAAGGCTTACATCAACTTTAAGGAGGAAGCCAAGCGCCGAGATCATCGACGATTGGGTCAGGACCTTGATCTGTTCTCTATACAG GATGATGCTGGTGGTGGTCTAGTATTCTGGCATCCAAAAGGCGCTATCATCAGACACATTTTAGAAGACTCATGGAAACAGATTCATTTGCAACATGGTTATGATCTACTGTACACTCCTCATGTTGCAAAGGGTGATCTTTGGAAGATCAGTGGACACATAGACTTCTACAAAGAGAACATGTACAATCAAATGGATGTTGAAGATGAGATGTATCAACTGCGGCCCATGAATTGCCCTTACCACATTTTGGTGTACAAGAGAAAACTACATTCATATAGGGATTTTCCTATCAGAGTGGCGGAGCTAGGAACTGTCTACAGATATGAGCTATCTGGTAGTCTGCACGGGTTGTTCCGTGTAAGAGGGTTCACACAG GATGATGCCCACATATTTTGCCTGGAGGACCAGATAAAAGATGAAATTAGAGGTGTTCTTGATCTAACTGAGAAAATACTTGGACAATTTGGTTTTCGGTATTATGAGATAAACCTTTCAACTAGGCCAGAAAAATCTGTTGGCACTGATGACATATGGGAAAAGGCAACGATTGCTCTGAAGAATGCATTAGATGATAAAGGTTGGGAATACAAGGTTGATGAAGGTGGAGGTGCTTTTTATGGTCCAAAAATCGATCTAAAAATTGAGGATGCTCTTGGAAGGAAATGGCAGTGTTCCACTGTGCAG GTGGATTTCAATTTGCCTGAACGGTTCGACATTACCTATGTTGATTCAAATTCTGAGAAAAAGCGACCCATCATGATTCATAGAGCTATCCTTGGGTCTTTGGAGCGCTTCTTTGGTGTCCTGATTGAACACTATGCTGGTGATTTTCCACTTTGGCTTGCCCCAACTCAAGCACGTATTCTACCTGTGACAGACAATGAG TTGCAATACTGTAACGAGGTGGCCTCAGAACTGAAATCAAGAGGGTTACGTGTTGAAGTCTGTCATGGAGAGCGCCTACCAAAGCTAATAAGGAATGCTGAAACACAAAAGGTGCCACTCATGGCAGTTGCTGGTCGTAAAGAAGTTCAAGCCAGGACCCTGACTATCAGGTCCAGGCACAACGGGGAGATCGGCACAATGGCCGTCGACGAATTCATCACGAGACTTCAACTTGCTGTTGCAAACAAATCGTCGTTATAG
- the LOC136547047 gene encoding GDSL esterase/lipase ACHE, with protein MATAATATAGSRATALLLLLLSLALRASGAGAGAGGDCHFPAVFNFGDSNSDTGGLSSLFGAAPPPNGRTFFGMPAGRYCDGRLVIDFIAESLGLTHLSAYLNSIGSNFTQGANFATAGSSIRRQNTSLFLSGFSPISLDVQFWEFEQFINRSQLVYNNKGGIYREILPRAEYFSQALYTFDIGQNDITSSYFVNNSTEEVEAIIPDLMERLTSIIQSVYSRGGRYFWIHNTGPLGCLPYALLHRPDLTTPADGTGCSVTYNKVAQLFNLRLKETVASLRKTHPDAAFTYVDVYTAKYKLISQAKKLGFDDPLLTCCGHGGGRYNLDLNIGCGGKKQVNGTSVVVGKSCEDPSKRVSWDGVHFTEAANKFVFDQIVAGALSDPPVALRQACHSRGQ; from the exons ATGGCCACGGCCGCGACTGCCACCGCGGGGAGCAGAGCAaccgcgctgctgctgctgctgctctcgctggcGCTGCGGGCctccggcgccggcgcgggcgcTGGTGGCGACTGCCACTTCCCGGCCGTGTTCAACTTCGGCGACTCCAACTCGGACACGGGCGGGCTGTCGTCGCTCTttggcgccgcgccgccgcccaaCGGCAGGACCTTCTTCGGCATGCCCGCCGGCCGCTACTGCGACGGCCGCCTCGTCATCGACTTCATCG CTGAAAGCCTGGGACTAACTCACCTCAGCGCGTACCTGAACTCAATTGGAAGCAACTTCACACAGGGAGCCAATTTTGCAACGGCTGGTTCGTCAATCAGAAGACAGAATACATCTCTGTTCCTCTCTGGCTTCAGCCCCATTTCCTTGGACGTGCAGTTCTGGGAGTTTGAACAATTCATCAACAGAAGCCAACTCGTGTACAACAACAAAG GTGGTATCTACAGGGAGATCCTACCAAGGGCAGAGTACTTCTCCCAGGCACTTTACACCTTCGACATCGGGCAAAACGACATCACCTCAAGCTACTTTGTTAACAATAGCACTGAAGAAGTCGAAGCCATAATCCCTGATCTGATGGAGAGGCTCACATCTATAATCCAG AGCGTGTACTCGCGTGGAGGAAGGTACTTCTGGATCCACAACACAGGGCCGCTCGGCTGCCTGCCCTATGCGCTGCTGCACCGCCCTGACCTCACCACTCCAGCGGACGGCACCGGCTGCTCCGTCACCTACAACAAGGTCGCGCAgctcttcaacctcaggctcaaGGAGACCGTGGCGAGCCTCCGGAAGACGCACCCTGACGCCGCGTTCACCTACGTCGACGTCTACACCGCCAAGTACAAGCTCATCAGCCAGGCCAAGAAGCTCG GCTTCGACGACCCTCTGCTGACCTGCTGCGGGCATGGCGGCGGTCGGTACAACTTAGACCTGAACATCGGCTGCGGCGGGAAGAAGCAGGTGAACGGGACGTCGGTGGTGGTGGGGAAGTCGTGCGAGGACCCCTCCAAGAGGGTGAGCTGGGACGGCGTGCACTTCACCGAGGCCGCCAACAAGTTCGTGTTCGACCAGATCGTCGCCGGCGCGCTCTCGGACCCGCCCGTGGCGCTGAGGCAGGCGTGCCATAGCAGAGGGCAATGA